Genomic segment of Vibrio natriegens NBRC 15636 = ATCC 14048 = DSM 759:
TCATCTTTAATCACGTCGCGTTCAACCGACTTAGCCAAGGCTGTCAGTGGGTTATCCAGATAGTTGCGATTGACTGTAGTGGTGTAGTTCTTCGTGCCATAACCCGGGATCGTGACACGGTATTGTACAACGTAAGTCAGTTCTTTCTCTGCCGCACGGCTGTTTTGGTAAAGCGATAGCGTGCGCTCTTCAAGGCTTGTCTCAATCAGATGTAAGTTTGGTACGCTTGACGATGGTTGAACTAATTCTACTTTATTCAGCGTGAGCTGAGATTTCACGTAGCGGGTTAGCTGGTTGTATTCATCGTAACTGGTGAATGACATGGTGTGCAGCTCTTCCGGTACAGAGTATTCGCCGCGAAGGTGAAAACCACAGGCAGAGAGAAGTCCGGCTAATACCAATACCACAGGTAGTTTAATCAAAGAGAAAAAGCGCATTGATTGTATTCATCCTAAATTGCATAAGGGGGATATTTACCTTAAACCACTCAGTGGGAATGGTTTGAGGTAAATAAACAGGGTAGAGGACTACCCTGTTTAATGACTCTTGGTTAGCGAATAAGTTCGCTAAGCTGAGAGAAATTGCAGACTATGATTAGTTTGCAACGATGTTCAGAAGTTTACCCGGAACGTAAATGACTTTACGGATGGTTTTGTCTTCGGTGAACTTAGTTACGTTCTCATCGTTCAGACCAAGCTCTTCAACTTGCTCTTTAGTTGCGTCTGCTGCAACTGTCAGTTTCGCACGTAGCTTACCGTTAACTTGAACAACGATTGTTTTTTCGTCTTCAACCAGTGCTTTCTCATCGAAAGTTGGCCAAGTCGCGTTGTCGATGTCAGTCTCACCCAGTGCAGTCCATAGCTCGTATGAAATGTGCGGAGTGATAGGGTAAAGCATTGCAACTACTGCTTTAAGAGCTTCATCAAGGATAGCACGGTCTTGTGCTGACTCTTGAGGCGCTTTCGCTAGCTTGTTCATCAGTTCCATGATTGCTGCGATAGCCGTGTTGAATGTCTGGCGACGAGCCACATCATCGGTTACTTTCGCAATGGTCTTGTGAACGTCACGACGTAGTGCTTTTTGATCACCAGAAAGTGCATCTGCGTTAACCGCTTCTGCTGCACCTTTTGCTGTGTGCTCTTTCACTAGTTTCCAAACACGTTTCAGGAAGCGGTTTGCACCTTCTACGCCAGACTCTTGCCACTCAAGCGTCATGTCTGCTGGAGAAGCGAACATCATGAACAGACGTACTGTGTCAGCACCGTACTTGTCTACCATCTCTTGAGGGTCAATACCGTTGTTCTTCGACTTAGACATTTTGATCATGCCTGAGTGCTCAACGTTGCGACCTTCGTTATCGGTAGCTGAGGTGATACGGCCTTTACCGTCACGCTCAACTTTCACGTCAGTTGGTGCAACCCACTCTTTGCCGCCTTTCTCGTTCTCGAAGTAGAACGCGTCTGCCAGTACCATGCCTTGACATAGTAGCTGCTTGAACGGCTCATCAGACGTTACGTAGCCCGCATCACGCAGAAGCTTGTGGAAGAAGCGTGAGTACAACAGGTGCATACAAGCGTGCTCGATACCACCGATGTACTGGTCTACTGGTAGCCAGTAGTTTGCTTTTTCTGGATCCAGGATGTCGTCTGCTTGTGGTGAACAGTAACGCGCGTAGTACCAAGAAGATTCCATGAACGTATCGAACGTGTCAGTCTCACGTAGAGCTGGTTCGCCGTTGAATGTCGTCTTCGCCCATTCTTTGTCTGCTTTGATTGGGCTCGTTACGCCGTCCATCACCACGTCTTCTGGAAGAATCACTGGTAGTTGGTCAGCTGGTACTGGGTGAACTTCACCGTCTTCAGTCGTTACCATTGGGATTGGTGCACCCCAGTAGCGTTGACGAGATACACCCCAGTCACGTAGACGGAAGTTAACAGTCTTAGTGCCTTTACCTTCTGCTTCTAGTTTCGCTGCGATTGCATCGAATGCTGCTTGGAATTCAAGACCGTCGAACTCACCAGAATCGAACAGAACGCCTTTCTCTGTGTATGCTGCTTCAGAAACATCTAGCTCGCTACCGTCAACTGGTTTGATGACAGGAACGATGTCCAGACCGTACTTAGTTGCAAATTCGTAGTCACGTTGGTCGTGAGCAGGTACAGCCATAACCGCGCCTGTACCGTAGTCCATCAGTACGAAGTTTGCTACGTATACTGGTACTTCACGGCCGTTCAATGGATGAATCGCAGTAAGGCCAGTCGCCATACCTTTCTTCTCCATTGTCGCTAGCTCAGCTTCAGCAACTTTGTTGTTCTTACATTCGTCGATAAATGCTGCAAGCTCTGGGTTGTTCTCTGCTGCTAATGCTGCAAGAGGA
This window contains:
- the lptE gene encoding LPS assembly lipoprotein LptE, producing the protein MRFFSLIKLPVVLVLAGLLSACGFHLRGEYSVPEELHTMSFTSYDEYNQLTRYVKSQLTLNKVELVQPSSSVPNLHLIETSLEERTLSLYQNSRAAEKELTYVVQYRVTIPGYGTKNYTTTVNRNYLDNPLTALAKSVERDVIKDEMHLQAAKQMMRQLGRVRAEYESGEINQPTANTNS
- the leuS gene encoding leucine--tRNA ligase, giving the protein MQEQYNPQDIEQKVQKHWDDNKTFVVSEDPNKEKFYCLSMFPYPSGRLHMGHVRNYTIGDVVSRFQRLQGKNVMQPIGWDAFGLPAENAAVKNKTAPAPWTYENIEYMKNQLKLLGFGYDWNREFATCTPEYYRWEQEFFTKLYEKGLVYKKTSSVNWCPNDQTVLANEQVEDGCCWRCDTPVEQKEIPQWFIKITEYAQELLDDLDNLDGWPEMVKTMQRNWIGRSEGVELKFQVKDQAQDLEVYTTRPDTLMGVTYVGIAAGHPLAALAAENNPELAAFIDECKNNKVAEAELATMEKKGMATGLTAIHPLNGREVPVYVANFVLMDYGTGAVMAVPAHDQRDYEFATKYGLDIVPVIKPVDGSELDVSEAAYTEKGVLFDSGEFDGLEFQAAFDAIAAKLEAEGKGTKTVNFRLRDWGVSRQRYWGAPIPMVTTEDGEVHPVPADQLPVILPEDVVMDGVTSPIKADKEWAKTTFNGEPALRETDTFDTFMESSWYYARYCSPQADDILDPEKANYWLPVDQYIGGIEHACMHLLYSRFFHKLLRDAGYVTSDEPFKQLLCQGMVLADAFYFENEKGGKEWVAPTDVKVERDGKGRITSATDNEGRNVEHSGMIKMSKSKNNGIDPQEMVDKYGADTVRLFMMFASPADMTLEWQESGVEGANRFLKRVWKLVKEHTAKGAAEAVNADALSGDQKALRRDVHKTIAKVTDDVARRQTFNTAIAAIMELMNKLAKAPQESAQDRAILDEALKAVVAMLYPITPHISYELWTALGETDIDNATWPTFDEKALVEDEKTIVVQVNGKLRAKLTVAADATKEQVEELGLNDENVTKFTEDKTIRKVIYVPGKLLNIVAN